The genomic DNA TTGATTTCAATAATCACGTTAAAATGATTAAATCAAAATAAGATAATCATAACAGAATAACAAGGATAAGGGGATGAAACCGAATCATGCTGAAAATTGGTTCTCATGTGTCCTTCTCGGACAAGGGTCTGCTCAGCGCTACAAAAGAAGCGTCTTCATACGGGTCCAGTTCGTTCATGATATACACGGGGGCACCGCAAAACACGCGTCGTAAGCCGATGGAATCCATGTATCTGGAGGAAGGCAAGCAGTTGATGGCTGAAAAAGGGATGGATGATATCGTGGTGCATGCCCCGTATATTATCAATCTCGGCTCTTACAAAGAAAATACCTATGAGCTGGCAGTCAGCTTTCTTCAAGAGGAAATTCGTCGCACCCACGCGATTGGCGTGAAAAATATCGTGCTTCATCCGGGCGCTTTTACCGATAAGGATGCTGAATATGGAATTGGGCGTATCGCCGACGGTTTGAATGAGGTACTAAACGGCGTGAAGGAGACGGATGTTAACATTGCGCTGGAAACGATGGCAGGCAAAGGCACCGAAATGGGCCGCAGCTTCGAAGAAATTGCCTCCATTATAGATAAAGTAGAGCACAACGAGCGTCTTACCGTTTGTATGGATACCTGTCACATACACGATGCCGGCTATGACATTGTGAATGATCTGGATGGCGTTCTGGAGCAATTTGATCGTATTGTCGGGCTGGATCGCATCGCAGTGGTTCACGTCAATGACAGTAAAAATGCGGTTGGCGCCCATAAAGACCGTCATACTCCGATTGGATCGGGCTGGTTAGGCTATCAGACCATTCATAACGTGGTGCATCACGATGCGCTTCAAGGCCGCCCGTTTATTTTGGAAACGCCATGGATCGGGAAGGAAGCGAAAACCCAGCGTCCAATGTATGAGGTTGAAATCGCTTTGCTTCGCGGGAATGTGAAGGAGCGTTTTGGCGATGAATTTTTGGGTCAGGTAGAGCAGTTGCATTCGTTTTTCAAAAAGCAGGATGTGGATGTGCGTAACTTTGTACTGGATACCTGGACGCTGCTGAAAAATGATGCCAAAGCGAAAAAAGCCGATCCGCGCGAACCGCTGGAACGTCTGTATGACATGGTAACGGAAGCAGCACTGTTTCCGGAGTTGAGCGAAGAACATATTAATCATCGTCTGATTGCCTGGTTTGCCGGCAGTCATTTGCCAGTGACG from Paenibacillus sp. FSL R10-2782 includes the following:
- a CDS encoding deoxyribonuclease IV; amino-acid sequence: MLKIGSHVSFSDKGLLSATKEASSYGSSSFMIYTGAPQNTRRKPMESMYLEEGKQLMAEKGMDDIVVHAPYIINLGSYKENTYELAVSFLQEEIRRTHAIGVKNIVLHPGAFTDKDAEYGIGRIADGLNEVLNGVKETDVNIALETMAGKGTEMGRSFEEIASIIDKVEHNERLTVCMDTCHIHDAGYDIVNDLDGVLEQFDRIVGLDRIAVVHVNDSKNAVGAHKDRHTPIGSGWLGYQTIHNVVHHDALQGRPFILETPWIGKEAKTQRPMYEVEIALLRGNVKERFGDEFLGQVEQLHSFFKKQDVDVRNFVLDTWTLLKNDAKAKKADPREPLERLYDMVTEAALFPELSEEHINHRLIAWFAGSHLPVTV